The Dioscorea cayenensis subsp. rotundata cultivar TDr96_F1 chromosome 16, TDr96_F1_v2_PseudoChromosome.rev07_lg8_w22 25.fasta, whole genome shotgun sequence sequence AGTAAATTAAGTACGTGCACtgcatatatataaaagaattacTGCATCTATGGTAATTAATAGGCATAACAAGCCTAGGTATATATTGCACAAGTATGCATAGTTGCATTAAGTTACATTATCTGAAGGACTTTGATTTGCATAAATATGCAATGAAAGTCTACCGAAGGCCCTTGTTTTCCGTCAGAGATGTTTCATTTGCATGTGCAAAGACAAAATTTCTATATCATATTCTTATAGTTTAACTAGGCATTAGTACACTCAACTACACCTAGATGCATgctatatcatatatatacacaaaagataatgaaaatataggcattaaaataatttaatagtcCTTTTAGTAGTATAAAAAAGGAAGGTGGTGTGAAactcttttgatttttgaatgaatatatatatatgttcttttcCAAGAAGATCTGAATTCAaggtttaatttaaataactatagCAAATGGATTCATGTTGCTCTTGCATTGGCTTATATTCTATCAGTAATTAACAATGCatttatgatgatgataagCATGAACAACTAATTAAGTATCTATAACAAGGCATCAAGAAACACGTTACCGTGTTTTCTCAAGTTCTTCTCCTCGCCAATTAATTCATCTTTCAAAGAATTTCTTATAATTGATCCAAAGAATTATCAACACTCACATGCTTGTccatgtgtgcatatatatatatatatattataaattatcctcccatatgaatactaataaaaaaacaatggatCTTGTCTTTCAATCATGACAAGTGGCCATGCATGCTCCCATTAGTAGACCCTATCTTGAAAGCtacatctatacatatatagaatcTCATTACACAATACTTATCTTTCAACTAATTATAAGTTTTGGGAGATCACCCTCAAATCAATTAGTAAATCACTAAAAGagtaaaaaattaagataacaAAATTACAATCAGACTTAGATTGAAGAAGTACTAAACCTAGTTCTTTATTGTGGAttcatgtcttcaatgataatTGATTTGTCATCAAAAGATTTATCATGAAAACATATCACATAAACATATAAcatgaatatgatttatcactCTTTCTATTATTAGTTAGATTGCAACAAATGGTTGGTAGTAAGCCCCACAATAGGACAATAATGTTGAGTAAAAAAGAATGATGATAGCTTTCATGATTTCATTACACGAATGAAATGACCTAAAGGCTTCTCAAGATGACCAAAAGTTAGGACAATATATCAATATATGACGTCTATATATTCTTTATGAAGTTCTGGCTTCCTTTCACAATGAATGAGCCAAGGGAGAAAGACAAGCATGTATGGCTCCACTCTCAAGTCACGGACTCCTTACTCTAcaccaagaagaaaagaagccaaaaaagACTGCCCACAATTGTATAAATTTATCTCTGTCAACTTCTTGTGAAAGCCATAAGTACTCATGTAGAGACAAGATGATACAGTCATTCATACCTCAAAATTTTGTTgcagacatttaaaaaataactcacATGAATGTCTAGTCTGTCTAGAGCCTTTTCCATTTCATCACTTAATTACttgaaaatcatatatatatatatatgtttatcaaAATTAAGGAGCATATAAGTAGTACTTCAATAACTATTGGTAATCATTGATCAAATCAACTGtaatacaattatttttttattaataaatattgataaacaagaatttcatatgGCATGTGAAACTACAAAGATCTAAATCAACACACGCATTCTTTGACCACTAGACAGGATCATGATTTTAATTAGtttagaataataatatatatgttatgtatGTGTGTCAGTGTGtgtatataactatatatttaaatatatatatagagaaaacaTTATCTAGCGACGTCCctaaatttcaaatctagggatgtttttaaatctaaaactCGCTGGATCATCATCCACTATTGATCGATTATATAAATATCGACACCTTTTACCGCTTTATAATCACCGCATAACACCGATAACGCGATTTTCTATCGTTGATAATGAGTAAGAAAGCCACGATTTTCATCCGATGACTACTATAGACTTCCCTAGATCAAATCTAGAGACGTCCCTAAATGATggattctcatatatatatatatatatatatgtgaaaacgTCATATCAGAATAGACTTCATTAATATcgaaaaaacaaagagaatcaTCAATTCAAAATACATAACCTTTTCCAAAAGGAGAAATACATGATTATTCACTAGAAATGCTTCAAGCTagacttaaaataaataacaaaccaAACACTCTATGGAGAGAAATCAAAACAAGACCAAGGAAATCCAACAATGGTTGCAGAAACTAGAAATGAacttcaccaccaccaccatcatcaaatTGTTTGGAGCTTATGGACACTGGAAACCCTTTGGAGTTCTCTTGCCACAGTAGTTAAGGAGTAAGCTAAGGTTGACAGGGAGGTTGAGGTTGATGAGGCCCAACACATTGGCCTTAATGACAGTGCAAAGACACAGTGCAGCTTCGAGGTCCACCAAACCATTAATGAGTGAGCAGCATGGTGCCTTAGGGACTTTGCCAATGTTAAGGTTGAGGAGGCCACCAAGCACATTGGCACATGCTGCAAGCTTAACGGTGTCCACCGGGCACTTGCCACCACTACCCCCATTACCACCGTTACCACCATTACCGCCATTACCACCAGAGGGTGGGCATGGTGAAGGAGTAGGTTTTGGTGGGTTTGGTGTAGGGCAATTGCCACAAGAGCTCCCCAAGGTGAAGAAGAGAAGGTTGACAATGAGAAAGAGACTCATAGTTGCTGAAGACTTTGAAGAAGCCATAGAACTAGCTAGCACAAGCTCTAAACACTAGAAGTATAGAACAAGAGCTAGTTGATGAAAAGGTGGTGGCTTTACAAGTGAAGGAAtaaagggtatatatagaaagagaagaagaagggtgATATTTTTGAGCGGTGGAGGTTAATTTAGAGTGTTTTTAATTGGAAGCTAAAATAAGAAAGCAATGAAAGAGAATTATTAGAGGCTGAAGTTTGGAGAAAGTGGACAGCTAGAGTTTTTTTAGCTGGCAAAGAAATGGTGGGGAAGTAGTACTTTGGAGGGTTGTGAGTTTGGTGGAGTATGAGTTTTTATAGTGTAAATTAACATGGTTCTTACCAGTTGCCCTGGAACAAATCTGCAGCATCATAATAGGTTACTGTGATTGTTGGGGAGTGTACCCTCCATCTAGTTTGCGCCCATTGTTTTCCTTTATATATTAGGGTTTAGCTTTAGGGTTGGGCAAGACAGTGGAAGCTTccccaattttttttctaatattattattattatatgaacaGCCACCATCACAAAATATTTATGTCTCAGATCGCACACTGAGagaaatcaaatatttaaattttcttctgGGAGTCAAATACCTTATATTTAGACATTATAATTGTAGTGTTTTCaaacatattatatttaatttttttttaatattacaagaatttataaataaaaaaatagggtttttaacaaatatataaaaggaaaataggtttttttaataaataaaccacatgGATTTTTTCCTAAATATTATGTGATTTTCAATATTGAATGACCCTATATAAACTATTGGAATTAATTACATGTCCTAACAAGTTTTAGGTAACTTTCACATGGTTTAAACTTGGTTAATAttcaaaattgtgaaaaatgactcatattttattttcattttttaatttgggTTAATTTTTTGGAGGTGTTTATTTCCCTTGAGGATATTCAGATTTGAAGGAGAGTAGTGTTTgcaatagataaataattagaGGCTTCATAAGTGGATGGGATCACCTTTCTTTTTCTGGCTCCACTTCGGtactatataaaattattggcttcttttttcggataattcaatgttaaagtagtggtggtggtgttgttaTTAtagtgttgttgttattatagtGTTGTTATATTAAACACGAATACAATTTACATGTTTAATTATGCTACCTTAATAATTAACCTTAAGCAATTAATAGGATTCATTTGTAATGGTATTGGTTGGCGCGTTTTCAAATCAacatactttttttaatttttttctcataaaatgAGTAAATTATGTTAATAGTGTACATGCGTAGAGTTAATATCTCAATATAATTAAGCCTCATTATATATAAGTTGAGATGCAACccttctcaaaaattaaataaaaataataataataataatgaacatTCTACATAAAGAATATATGGTGCGAATAAACTAAGAGATCATTGATCACTTGTTTTAAATCTCTATTTATCctgaaatatttgtaattttaaattattttttaattaatttgttttatgttAAAGAATTACcccaaaaattattaaacaatggCTACGGTTTGAATTTAACACTCATGAGATACGCATAATAGATCATTTAAAGTGTGTAATTGTACATTCAATCTTGGTTTTCACATCAATCGAATTTAATTTTCCTTAGATTAcaattaatatttctttatctttgtttccattattcaattttattcttttatttttaaaatgtttaatatttcattcaaaacattGATTTATATGTTGTTGAATAAACATAAAGTTCTTATTTTATCAgttattgattgttttttcaCATGCATTGTTTGTACTCCTTGTGGaggttgttattttattttatttatttatttattttggctgttcttgttttatttattaagtaaaaaattattattttttgaataaaagtgaataaaccactgatttattgaaaagGAAAACAGGAACGAAACATCTAACAGAagtactaaaataaaataacatgcaCACACTGGAACAAATAACTCTCACAAGAGGTGAGGGAGACAAGTGGAAAACAAAGAACAGACTAAGAAGCTAAAGACGAGGCAACGAGACTGGCGAAGTAAACCAACTGGAGACATAAGCCTGCCTAAGCTGCGAAGAGGAGGGGACTATTCCTGATCCATGCTGTGCGCCGATTCGCTTGGAAGATCTGCGGTTCTTGTGCTCATGAAGTTAATTGCGCGCTTAATCCTTTGCAAGGCTTCAAAGAGAGATTGTTGATGAGCATGAGAATCTATGGAGAACCAAGAAAGGAGAGTGTTAGCAACTTTAAAGATGATAGAATAAAGAGGTGAAACAGTCGAATGAAAGATGCGGTTATTTCGCTCTAGCCAAGTATGCCAGATAATGGCTCTAGCACTAAGGTCCCACAAAGTTTGATTTCTAGAATTTAAGGATAGTAACCAAGAGGTCTAGAGTTTAGAAATTGGAGGAAGAATCGCCTGTGAACTGAATGTATGAAAGAAGAAATTCCAGATGCAATCCGTGAATTCACAATTAACGAATAAGTGTTCCACATTTTCTGAAGCTTTGTGGTAGAGAACGCATGTGTCTGTTCTGTTTTGGTTGCAAACTTTTTTGAAGAGGTTTGAGAATGTGAGAATTTTATCTTCCCAAACTAACCAACAGAAAAGCATAATTTTTCTTGGGCAATGAATTTTCCAGAATTGAGGGTAGAGTGAACTTTGGGTCCCTCCATCAATAAGCATCTTGTAGAAGGGCTTAACGGAGAAGgttccattttttttgtttaagtccTCCTGATTAGTATAGCAGTCTGGTAAAATCCTTATAATTGGAAGTAGATCATTTAAAGAAGACGTGTGAAAGAGTCTTTCTGGATGAATAATACAATGAGTGAATTGTCTTAGAGAAATCCCAGGAGAGTTGCAGTCATTAAATAGTGTTGGCCAGAGGTCTTTTAGCGTTGTCCATTGAACCATCTGTCGAACCAGAAAGAAGTACTAGCTCCGCTTTTAATGATTTTGGAGAAGCACAATCGAAAAGGGGGCAAAAAATCATTGACTCCTGccagaagaaagatttgtttctGGGGATAGGATGAAAAAGAGCACCAGGAGGGCTT is a genomic window containing:
- the LOC120278805 gene encoding 14 kDa proline-rich protein DC2.15-like, encoding MASSKSSATMSLFLIVNLLFFTLGSSCGNCPTPNPPKPTPSPCPPSGGNGGNGGNGGNGGSGGKCPVDTVKLAACANVLGGLLNLNIGKVPKAPCCSLINGLVDLEAALCLCTVIKANVLGLINLNLPVNLSLLLNYCGKRTPKGFQCP